A region of Anolis carolinensis isolate JA03-04 unplaced genomic scaffold, rAnoCar3.1.pri scaffold_7, whole genome shotgun sequence DNA encodes the following proteins:
- the limk1 gene encoding LIM domain kinase 1 isoform X1, whose protein sequence is MRLMLLCCTWSQEPMGEDEGSDLPICASCSHSIYDGQYLQALNADWHADCFRCSECGTSLSHQYYEKDGRLYCKKDYWAHFGEMCHGCSEQITKGLVMVAGEQKYHPECFSCLNCRVFIGDGDTYALVERSKLYCGRCYYQMVVTPVMDQLLPESPGPRIPHTVTLVSIPASSEGKRGFSISIDQHSSSEHAHTVRVRELDPDCISPDMKNSIHVGDRILEINGTPIRHVPLDEIDLLIQETSRLLQLTIEHDPHEVLESSPLSELRSPLRSPSRTPCPDPAAIRQRTIMRSCSIDKSPCSSTLGSPASQRKDIGRSESLRVVSRHHRIFRPSDLIHGEVLGKGCFGQAIKVTHRETGEVMVMKELIRFDEETQRTFLKEVKVMRCLEHPNVLRFIGVLYKDKRLNFITEYIKGGTLRGIIKNMDSQYPWTQRVSFAKDIASGMAYLHSMNIIHRDLNTHNCLVRENKSVVVADFGLARLMVDEKNQLASLKKPDRRKRYTVVGNPYWMAPEMINGRSYDEKVDVFSFGIILCEIIGRVSADPDYLPRTLDFGLNVRGFLDRYCPPNCPPSFFPIAVRCCDLDPEKRPSFCRLEQWLEALRMHLAMALPLSPQLEQLDQAFWETHRRADGGLSVHPEVSE, encoded by the exons GAAGCGACCTGCCGATATGCGCCAGCTGCAGCCACAGCATCTATGACGGCCAGTACTTGCAGGCCTTGAATGCCGACTGGCATGCGGACTGCTTCCG ATGCAGCGAGTGCGGGACATCGCTTTCCCACCAATACTATGAGAAGGACGGCCGGCTCTACTGCAAGAAGGACTACTGGGCCCATTTTGGGGAGATGTGCCACGGATGCTCCGAACAGATCACCAAAGGGTTGGTCATG GTGGCTGGGGAACAGAAGTACCATCCCGAATGTTTCAGCTGCCTCAATTGCAGGGTGTTCATTGGGGATGGAGATACCTATGCGCTGGTGGAGCGGTCCAAACTATACTG CGGCCGCTGCTATTACCAGATGGTGGTCACTCCGGTGATGGACCAGTTGCTTCCGGAGTCTCCCGGCCCCCGCATCCCCCACACCGTCACCCTGGTGTCCATTCCGGCGTCTTCCGAGGGCAAGCGGGGCTTCTCCATCTCCATCGACCAACACAGCAGTTCGGAGCATGCCCATACCGTACGCGTCCGAGA GTTGGACCCGGACTGTATCAGTCCCGACATGAAGAACTCCATCCATGTTGGGGACCGCATCTTGGAGATCAACGGCACCCCGATCCGGCATGTTCCCCTCGATGAG ATCGACCTCTTAATCCAGGAGACCAGCCGGCTCCTGCAGTTGACCATTGAGCATGACCCACATGAGGTTTTGGAGAGCAGCCCTTTGTCGGAGCTGCGCAGTCCTCTCCGTTCGCCGAGTCGGACACCTTGCCCGGATCCGGCAGCCATCCGACAGCGAACCATTAT gAGGAGTTGTAGCATCGACAAATCTCCCTGCTCCAGCACCCTGGGGTCCCCCGCCTCCCAACGGAAGGACATCGGTCGCTCCGAATCACTCCGGGTCGTCTCCCGGCATCACCGCATCTTCCGCCCCTCGGACCTCATCCACGGCGAGGTCTTGGGAAAAGGGTGCTTTGGTCAAGCCATCAAG gTGACGCATCGAGAGACAGGGGAGGTCATGGTGatgaaggagctcatccgcttTGACGAGGAGACCCAACGGACGTTCTTGAAGGAG GTGAAGGTGATGCGTTGCCTGGAGCACCCCAATGTGCTGAGGTTCATTGGCGTTCTTTACAAAGACAAGCGGCTGAACTTCATCACCGAATACATCAAAGGGGGAACGCTTCGGGGGATCATCAAGAACATG GATAGCCAGTATCCTTGGACTCAGAGGGTCAGCTTCGCCAAAGACATCGCATCAGGAATG GCTTACCTCCACTCTATGAACATCATCCATCGGGATCTCAACACTCACAACTGCCTTGTGCGAGAG AACAAAAGTGTCGTTGTGGCGGATTTTGGCCTCGCTCGGCTCATGGTGGACGAGAAGAACCAGCTGGCCAGTCTGAAGAAGCCGGACCGCCGGAAACGCTACACAGTGGTGGGCAACCCGTACTGGATGGCTCCAGAGATGATCAACG GCAGGAGCTACGATGAGAAAGTTGACGTCTTCTCCTTCGGCATCATCCTGTGCGAG ATCATCGGGAGAGTGAGTGCGGACCCAGACTACCTGCCTCGCACCCTGGATTTTGGCCTCAACGTCCGGGGCTTCCTGGACCGGTACTGCCCCCCCAACTGTCCCCCCAGCTTCTTCCCCATCGCCGTCCGGTGCTGCGACTTGGATCCGGAGAAACG GCCTTCCTTTTGCCGGCTGGAGCAGTGGCTGGAGGCGCTCCGCATGCACCTAGCCATGGCGCTGCCCCTCAGTCCGCAACTggagcaactggatcaagccttCTGGGAGACCCACCGACGGGCGGACGGCGGGCTAAGCGTCCACCCAGAAGTCTCCGAATGA
- the limk1 gene encoding LIM domain kinase 1 isoform X2, with product MLAAVLKGSRFLTAGAKCSECGTSLSHQYYEKDGRLYCKKDYWAHFGEMCHGCSEQITKGLVMVAGEQKYHPECFSCLNCRVFIGDGDTYALVERSKLYCGRCYYQMVVTPVMDQLLPESPGPRIPHTVTLVSIPASSEGKRGFSISIDQHSSSEHAHTVRVRELDPDCISPDMKNSIHVGDRILEINGTPIRHVPLDEIDLLIQETSRLLQLTIEHDPHEVLESSPLSELRSPLRSPSRTPCPDPAAIRQRTIMRSCSIDKSPCSSTLGSPASQRKDIGRSESLRVVSRHHRIFRPSDLIHGEVLGKGCFGQAIKVTHRETGEVMVMKELIRFDEETQRTFLKEVKVMRCLEHPNVLRFIGVLYKDKRLNFITEYIKGGTLRGIIKNMDSQYPWTQRVSFAKDIASGMAYLHSMNIIHRDLNTHNCLVRENKSVVVADFGLARLMVDEKNQLASLKKPDRRKRYTVVGNPYWMAPEMINGRSYDEKVDVFSFGIILCEIIGRVSADPDYLPRTLDFGLNVRGFLDRYCPPNCPPSFFPIAVRCCDLDPEKRPSFCRLEQWLEALRMHLAMALPLSPQLEQLDQAFWETHRRADGGLSVHPEVSE from the exons ATGCTGGCGGCTGTGCTCAAGGGCAGCCGTTTCCTGACGGCCGGAGCCAA ATGCAGCGAGTGCGGGACATCGCTTTCCCACCAATACTATGAGAAGGACGGCCGGCTCTACTGCAAGAAGGACTACTGGGCCCATTTTGGGGAGATGTGCCACGGATGCTCCGAACAGATCACCAAAGGGTTGGTCATG GTGGCTGGGGAACAGAAGTACCATCCCGAATGTTTCAGCTGCCTCAATTGCAGGGTGTTCATTGGGGATGGAGATACCTATGCGCTGGTGGAGCGGTCCAAACTATACTG CGGCCGCTGCTATTACCAGATGGTGGTCACTCCGGTGATGGACCAGTTGCTTCCGGAGTCTCCCGGCCCCCGCATCCCCCACACCGTCACCCTGGTGTCCATTCCGGCGTCTTCCGAGGGCAAGCGGGGCTTCTCCATCTCCATCGACCAACACAGCAGTTCGGAGCATGCCCATACCGTACGCGTCCGAGA GTTGGACCCGGACTGTATCAGTCCCGACATGAAGAACTCCATCCATGTTGGGGACCGCATCTTGGAGATCAACGGCACCCCGATCCGGCATGTTCCCCTCGATGAG ATCGACCTCTTAATCCAGGAGACCAGCCGGCTCCTGCAGTTGACCATTGAGCATGACCCACATGAGGTTTTGGAGAGCAGCCCTTTGTCGGAGCTGCGCAGTCCTCTCCGTTCGCCGAGTCGGACACCTTGCCCGGATCCGGCAGCCATCCGACAGCGAACCATTAT gAGGAGTTGTAGCATCGACAAATCTCCCTGCTCCAGCACCCTGGGGTCCCCCGCCTCCCAACGGAAGGACATCGGTCGCTCCGAATCACTCCGGGTCGTCTCCCGGCATCACCGCATCTTCCGCCCCTCGGACCTCATCCACGGCGAGGTCTTGGGAAAAGGGTGCTTTGGTCAAGCCATCAAG gTGACGCATCGAGAGACAGGGGAGGTCATGGTGatgaaggagctcatccgcttTGACGAGGAGACCCAACGGACGTTCTTGAAGGAG GTGAAGGTGATGCGTTGCCTGGAGCACCCCAATGTGCTGAGGTTCATTGGCGTTCTTTACAAAGACAAGCGGCTGAACTTCATCACCGAATACATCAAAGGGGGAACGCTTCGGGGGATCATCAAGAACATG GATAGCCAGTATCCTTGGACTCAGAGGGTCAGCTTCGCCAAAGACATCGCATCAGGAATG GCTTACCTCCACTCTATGAACATCATCCATCGGGATCTCAACACTCACAACTGCCTTGTGCGAGAG AACAAAAGTGTCGTTGTGGCGGATTTTGGCCTCGCTCGGCTCATGGTGGACGAGAAGAACCAGCTGGCCAGTCTGAAGAAGCCGGACCGCCGGAAACGCTACACAGTGGTGGGCAACCCGTACTGGATGGCTCCAGAGATGATCAACG GCAGGAGCTACGATGAGAAAGTTGACGTCTTCTCCTTCGGCATCATCCTGTGCGAG ATCATCGGGAGAGTGAGTGCGGACCCAGACTACCTGCCTCGCACCCTGGATTTTGGCCTCAACGTCCGGGGCTTCCTGGACCGGTACTGCCCCCCCAACTGTCCCCCCAGCTTCTTCCCCATCGCCGTCCGGTGCTGCGACTTGGATCCGGAGAAACG GCCTTCCTTTTGCCGGCTGGAGCAGTGGCTGGAGGCGCTCCGCATGCACCTAGCCATGGCGCTGCCCCTCAGTCCGCAACTggagcaactggatcaagccttCTGGGAGACCCACCGACGGGCGGACGGCGGGCTAAGCGTCCACCCAGAAGTCTCCGAATGA